Sequence from the Sanguibacter keddieii DSM 10542 genome:
CGTCGCCGACGAAGACCCCGCCGAGCAGGGTCTTCGCGTCGTCGGACACGACGAGCTTCTTGTAGGTCTTGGCCACGGGGTCCGCGAAGGTCACCTCGAGGGCGCCGGGCGTGAGCGCGAAGACGTCGCCGAAGGCGGCGGCCTCGACACCGACGCCCTTGAGGCGGGTGCCCTCGGGGAAGGTCTCGTAGGTCTTCGTGCCGCCGAGGAGCTGGTCGACGACCACCTCGGCCATCGCGTTGCCGGGCGCCACGAGGCCCGTGCACTCACCCTCGTAGGAGGCGCACTCGCCGATGGCCCACACGGCCGGGTCGGACGTGCGGCAGGTCGGTCCGACCACGACGCCGCCGCGCTCGCCGACCGCGAGGCCGGCCTCGCGGGCCACGCGGTCGCGCGGCCGGACCCCCGTCGAGAAGACCACGACGTCCGCGGGGACGCTCGACCCGTCGGACAGGTCCATCGTCGCGACGGCGCCGTCGCCGCCCGCGCCGAGGCGCGTCGCCCCGGTCGAGGTGCGCACGTCCATCCCCAGGTCGCCGACGAGGACGCGCAGCGCCTCGCCGCCGCCGGGGTCGAGCTGGACGCTCATCAGCCGGTCCGAGAACTCCACGACGGTCGCGCTGGTCCCGAGGGCCTGGAGGGCTGCGGCGGCCTCGAGACCGAGGACACCCCCGCCGACGACGGCACCGGCGAGCGGTCGGCCGAGCTTCTCGGTCCGCAGCCGCACCCACTCCTCGAGGGCCACGACGTCGGCCATCGTCCGGTAGGTGAAGACGCCGGGGAGGTCGGTGCCGTCGGTGCGGGGCGTCCAGGCCCACGAACCGGTCGCGAGCACGAGCTCGTCGTAGGCCTCGACGCGCCCGGAGCGGGTGGTGACGGTCTGACCGGCGAGGTCGAGCGACGCGACGGCGTCCCCGGTGACCAGGGTGACGCGCGGGTCGGACCACGGCTCGCGCGCCAGGGCGAGGTCGTCCGGGGTGCGCCCGGTGAAGAACTCGGACAGGTGCACGCGGTCGTACGGGACGAGCGGCTCGTCGCCGATGACGGTGAGGGTCCAGCCGCCGTCGGGCGAACGCTGGCAGAGGTGCTCGGCGAAGCGGTGGGCGACCATGCCGCCGCCGACCACGACGATGCGGCCGAGAGGGGTGGGGACGGGGCTCATGAGGAGTCTCTCCGGGGGTGGGAGGGCCGGGCGGGTACCCCGGTACCACTATCGTCCGACGACTTCGGAGGCGGTCCCGGGGTCCTTCGACCCAGTCCGACAGACGGGACGGCGTCCGACAAACGGACTCACCACGCCCCACGAGGACGGTGAGGTCCATTCCCACCGCACCCCCACCGCACCCACCCCCGTTCTCATGCCCGTGGCGCGCCCGCGGGCCCCTCCGTGGAGGGCTGCGCGGGCGCGCCACGGGCATGAGGAGGGCGGGGCTAGGGTCGGGGGATGATGAGATCGTTGCCGGTGCGGGTCGACGCGGACGTGGAGCTGGTGCTGCTCGACCAGAGCCGCGTGGACACGATCCACGCCCTCGTGCTCTCGAGCCTCGACCACCTGCGTCCGTGGGAGGAGATCGCCCGACCGGACCTCACGCGCGACGAGGTCGTCGAGTACGTCCGTGCCGGTGAGGACACCTGGGCCCAGGGCCGGGCGATCCCGGCCGCGATCGTCTACCGCGGTGAGGTCGCTGGTGTGGTCGGTGCGCGCATCGCCCGCGAGGCCGGCCGTGCCGAGGTCGGCTACTGGCTGGCGTCCGCGTACCTGGGCAGCGGCATCATGACCCGCGCGGTCCGCGCCGTCGTGCGGACGCTGTTCGACGACGAGGGCCTGCACCGGGTCGAGCTCCGCATGGCAGCCGACAACCAGCCGAGCAGAGCCGTCGCCGACCGCCTCGGCTTCACCCTCGAGGGGACCCTCCGCGAGACGTACCTGATCGACGGCGTCCGTCACGACCTCTGCGTCTACGGGCTGCTGCGCACAGATCCCGAGCTCCCTCTCTGACCTCGACGAGGTCGCACCAGGGACCGCGAGGTCGCACGGACGCGCCAGATCATCCCGGCCAGACCTGCGATCCGGCGTGTCCGTGCGACCTCGGTGTCACGCGTGCGACTTCGTGGCCACACGCGCGACCTCGGGGGACGGGGTATGGAGGTGGGGGCGCTCCGGACGCCCGACGCCCCGCAGGCTGACGGGCCTGCGGGGCGTCGGTCGTGCTCGTCGTGCTGGTGCTCGGTCAGGCCGCGGGGCCGCCTGCGACCGCCACGAGGAACCCGGGGGCCGTCAGGCCCTCGGACTCGAAGGCTGCGGCGATCTCGCCGGCGACCTGCTCGGCGTCCTCGACGCGGACCAGGGCGATGGCCGAGCCGCCGAAGCCGCCGCCGATCATCCGGCCGCCGAGCGCTCCAGCGTGCACCGCGGCGTCCACGGCGACGTCGAGCTCATGGCAGCTGACCTCGTAGTCGTCGCGGAGCGACGCGTGAGCCGCCGAGAGCACAGCCCCGACCTCGGAGGTGCGGCCGGAGTCGAGCAGCGCCACGACCTCGCCGACGCGCGCGATCTCGCTGACCACGTGCTTGACGCGGCGTGCCGTGACCTCGGGGTCCTGACCCGACGCGTCGAGCGCCCCGGGTGCGGCGAGCGTCGCGAGGGCGGCGTCGAGGTCGGTGACCTCACGCAGCGTCTCGACGCCGAGGACGGCCGCTGCCGCCTCGCAGGTGTCCCGGCGGGCCGCGTACTGGCCGTCGACGAGCGCGTGCGGGGCTCGCGTGTCGATCACCAGGAGAGCGAGACCGTCCGAGGCGAGGTCGAAGGGGATTTGGCGGACCTCGAGGCTGCGGCAGTCGAGCAGCAGCGCGTGGCCCTCCTGCGAGCGGAGCGCCGCGGCCTGGTCCATGCCGCCGGTCGGGGCTCCGGCGATCTCGTTCTCCGCGCGGATGCACGCGGCGACGAGGTGCTGGCGCCCCGCGTCGTCGGCCCCGTGGCCGAGGCCGTAGAGCGCGTCGAGGCCGATCGCGACCGACCCCTCGAGGGCGGCCGACGACGACAGCCCGGCGCCGTACGGCACGCACGAGGTGATGGCCACGTCGAAGCCGCCGAGCGTCGCACCCGCCTGCTCGAGCGCCCAGGCGACACCCACGACGTAGGCAGCCCACCCGGTGACCGTGCCAGGGGCGACGGTGTCGAGGTCGACCGTGACGACCGTCCCGGCCTCCTGCGCGGAGACGAGGCGGACCGTGCGGTCCGTGCGGCGCGTGATGGCCGCGTAGGTGCGGTGCGGCAGCGCGAAGGGCAGCACGAGACCGCCGTTGTAGTCGGTGTGCTCACCGATGAGGTTGCCGCGGCCAGGCGCCGACCAGACGCCCTCGGGCGCCGCGTCGAAGACCTCGGTGAAGAGGGCGCGCGCCTGCGCGCTGCCGTCCTCGACATCCCAGGCGTCGAGCCAGTCCACGTCGATGCTCGTCATGACGCCACCTGCACCAGGCGGTCGGCGATGCGCTCGGGCGTGGTGTCGGAGATCCACGCGCCACCGCCGGACTCGGAGCCGGCGAGGTACTTGAGCTTCCCCGGGGCGCGCAGGATCGAGAAGATCTGCAGGTGCAGGCGCAGGTCGTCACGGCCCTCGCGGACCGGTGCCTGGTGCCACGCCGCGATGTACGGGGCCTTGGTCGGCGTGCCGTCCTCGGCTGCCGGGAAGAACCGGTCCATGCGGCCGAGCAGCTCGAGGTACACGGTCGCGAGGTCCTCGCGCTCGGCGTCGGTCAGGCCCGGGAGGTCCGCGACGTCGCGGCGCGGCGCGAGGTGGATCTCGATGGGCCAGCGGGCGGCCATCGGCACGTACGCGACCCAGTGCTCCGACTCGAGGACGATGCGTCGACCCGAGCGCAGCTCCGCGGCGAGGACGTCGGCCAGCAGGTTGCGTCCGGTCTTCTCGCGGTGCGCGCGTGCCTGGCGGAGCATCGTCTCGGTCTTGGGCATGAGGTACGGGTAGGCGTAGATCTGCCCGTGCGGGTGGTGGAGCGTCACACCGATCTCCTGGCCACGGTTCTCGAAGCAGAAGACCTGCTCGACGCCGTCGACCTTCCCGAGCTCGGCGGTGCGGTCGGCCCACGCCTCGATGATGGTGCGCATGCGGCGCGGGCTCACCTGGGCCAGGGACTTCGTCGAGTCGGGCGAGAAGCAGATGACCTCGCAGCGACCGACGGCCGGGCGCTGCTGCCACAGGTCCTCGCCGTCGACGTGCGTGACCTCGTCGACGGTCCCGGGGACGCGCATGAGCGACGAGAACCGGTTCTCGAACACGACGACGTCGTAGTCCTCGGCGGGGATCTCGCCGTCGGAGTACGCGGCGCCCGGCTTGGCCGGGGCGAGCGGGTTCGCGTCTGCCGGCGGCAGGTGCGTGCGGTTCATGCGGTGCGCGGCGTGCGGGATCCACTCGCCGGTGAGCACGTCGTAGCGCATCGTCGGGCCGGTGACCGGCTGGACGGTCTCGACGCCGTCGACGCCGGTCGTCACGACCGGCTCGTAGCGCCCGGGGAGCGGGCGCGGGTCGTCGAGACGACGCGTCTGCTCGCCCGAGACGTAGGGCTCGGAGTCGTCGAAGTAGAAGAGGTCGCGGCCGTCGGCGAGGGTCGTCGCCGTGCGGCGCACGAGGGGTGCGGAGGAGTCCGTGGTCATGGTGGCCTCTGGGTCGGGTGGTGCAGGTGGACTGGTGGTTCTCGTTCGGGTGGAGCAGGTGGTGGTCGTCGTCCCGACGGTCAGACGGCCACGACGTGCAGGAGCACGAGGTGCTCCGGGTTCTGGGTCGGCCCCTGGACACCGACGCGGTCGAGCGTGCGGCCGGAGAGCTGGACTCCCTCGTCCCACCAGGAGAGGCGGGCGGCGCCCGAGCGGGTCCCCATCGCGTCGGCAGGGTCGATCGGGGTCACGCGGTACTGCCGCGCCGGGTCGAGCCCGGGCAGACGCACCCGGCCCGGGTACTCGTCCGGGCCGGTCCCGAGCTGCACGACGGCGAAGATCGCCTCGTCCTGCTCGGTCGAGACCACGCCGTGCACCCACGTGGTGGGCTGCGGGTGGTCCGCACGGACGACGGTCCCGGTGTGCAGCAGCCCACGGTGCTGCTTGTGCAGACCGATCCAGCGGGCCAGCTGCGCCTTGTCCTCGTCCGATGCCGACGTGAGGTCCCACTCGATGCCGAGGTGGCTGAAGAACGCCGTCCCGGCCCGGAAGCTCAGGTCGTGACGACGCCCGGTCGTGTGGCAGTGCGGCGAGCCGATGTGCGAGCCCATGAGCTCCGGCGGCACCAGCAGCCCCGTCCCCGCCTCGATGCTCTGCCGCTCGAGGGCGTCGATGCAGTCCGACGCCCAGACACGGTCGGTGCGCTCGAGGATGCCGAGGTCCACGCGACCGCCGCCGCTCGAGCAGCTCTCGATCTCGAGGCCGGGGTGCCGGCGGCGCAGCTCGTCCATGAGCCGGTACAGCGCGAGCGTCTGCTCGTGCACGCCCGCCTGCCCGGTCGTCGAGTGCCCCGCCTCGACGACGTCACGGTTGAAGTCCCACTTGACGTAGTCGACCCCGTACTCGGAGATGATCGCGTCGACGCGCCCGAGGACGTAGTCGTACGCCTCGGGGTGCCCGAGGTCGAGCACCTGCTGCCACCGGGCCTCGAGGGGCAGCCGGTCGCCAGGACGCAGGATCCACTCGGGGTGCGCCCGCGCGAGGTCGGAGTCGGGGTTGACCATCTCGGGCTCGAACCACAGGCCGAACTGCATGCCGAGGCCGTGCACGTGGTCGACCAGCGGAGACAGCCCGTCCGGCCACACGCCCTCGTCGACGAACCAGTCGCCCAGCCCCGCCTTGTCGTCGCGGCGGTGCCGGAACCAGCCGTCGTCGAGCACGTAGCGCTCGACACCGATCGCCGCAGCCTCGTCGGCCAGCGCCTTGAGCTTGTCGAGACGGTGGTCGAAGTACACGGCCTCCCACACGTTGATGAGCACCGGGCGCTCCGGACGGCCGTTCGCGACCGACGGGTGCTGCGGCCGCGCACGCAGGTCCGTGTGGAACCGGCCCGACACCTCGTCGAGACCGTCACCGTACGAGCCGTGCACCCACGGCGACGTGTACGTCTCGCCGGCCGCGAGGATGATCTCCCCCGGCATCAGCAGCTCGCCGGCCGCCAGCTGGCGAGCCCCGTTCATCACCTTCTCCGCGACGACGCGCGAGTTGCCCGACCACGCCACGTGCACCGCCCACACCTCGCCCGAGCGGTAGCCGAAGCCCGTGCGGCCGGCCGCGACGAGGAACGACGCGTCCAGGCCGCGGCTCTTGCGGACCTCACGGACGTGCGTGCCGTAGGTGAAGGGCTTGCGCTGCGCCGAGCGCTCGCGGATCCAGCGCCCCGTGAAGTCGAGGATCTCGTCGGCCTCGGTCGGGACCGGGAGCGAGACGTCGAGCGACGACAGCGTGTAGGGCGCGCGGTCTGCGGACGCGGTGCTGGTGACCGACGAGCGGCTGCGGACCACCCCGGCGGCCGTGAGCTCGATGTCGACGGTGAGCGCGAGCGCCGCCGCGACGTCCTCGGCCCGGACGGTGACGCGCTGCGAACCAGGACGCTCCCCAGCGCCGACGGTGACGGCCTCAGGACCGGCGGTGCGCAGCGCGGTCGTGAAGTCCGCGCCCGCACGGTGGCCGCTGATCCCGGGGGTGCCGAGCCATCCGGCTGAGGCCTCGGGGACGACGGTGAGCGCAGCCGGCTGGTCGAAGCTCGACCCCGCGACCTGCGGGACGCTCGCCCGGCGCAGCGCGTCGAGCTCGGTCTGCGGGACGTCGCCGAGGTCGGCGCCCCAGTGCAGGACGCGCGGGAGGAGGTCACCGGACACGTCGAGGACGAGGCTGACCCCGGCCGCGCGCAGGTGCAGGAGGTCGGGTGCTGCAGTCGTCACAGGGGTGACTCCTTCGTCGTGAGCGTCGTCGCAGGGTCGGTCAACGGGTCCAACATACGTCAACCTCGGGCATTCTTTCTACGTCAGAACTTAAGTTCGTCCGACAACCGCGAGAGAACCTCGCACCCGAGGGAGAGACCCGTCCTGCCCAGCAGAAAACTTTCTAACACCTCGCTGGACACCTGCCCGACGGATTGTTGACACATGGAATAAACTCAACCCACCATGACCTCACCCCTCCAGCCGACAGTCTCGGCGCCGACCGCCTCGACAGCGTGGACCCCGCTGTCCGGCCCGACGCGCCAGATCGCCCTCGAGGTGCTCCTCGACGGCCCGCTGTCGCGCAGCGCGCTGTCGCAGCGGCTGGGCCTGTCCCCTGGCAGCCTCACCCGGCTGACCAAGCCGCTGCTCGACGCCGGCCTCCTCGTCGAGGCCCAGGCGCCCGCCGAGGCCGACGACGCGCCGCGCCTCGGTCGGCCCGCGCAGCCCCTCGACGTGGACCCGTCGTCGCACCACTTCGTGGGTGTGAAGCTCACCGGCGACCACGCCTACGCCGCGCTCACCGACCTGCGCGCCGGGGTCCTCGCCGCGGCCGACGCCCCGCTCGACGCGACCGACCCCGAGCGCGTGGTCGACGTGGTGGCCCAGCTCGTCGACGACCTCGTCGCGACCCTCGCGACGGTGCGGCCGTCCGCGTCGGTGACCGGCCTCGGCGTGAGCCTCGGCGGGCACGTCGAGCGCCGCACCGACGTGACGCTCGCGGACCATCTCGGCTGGCGCGACCTCCCCCTCGCCGCCCTGCTGGCCGAGCGCACCAGCCTGCGCACCGTCGTCGAGAACGACATCGTCGCGGTCACCGAGGCCACCCACTGGTTCGGCGAGGGCCACGGCTGCTCACGCTTCGCCCTCGTGACCATCGGCGCGGGCATCGGCTATGGGCTCGTGGTGCACGACGCGGCCGTCGAGAGCCCGGAGGCCGGGCTCAGCCTCCTCTCGCACTTCTCCCTCGACCCCGACGGACCGGTCGGCCCGTGCGGTCACGCCGGCTGCGCGACGGCGATGCTCACGACGGGCGCGCTCGTCGAGCGGGCGTCGGCGCTGCTGGGGCGCGAGGTCACCTACGACCAGCTGCTCGACCTCGCCGCCGCCGGTGACCCCGTCGCGCGCGACCTGGTCGACGCGAGCGGCCGCGCGCTGGGCCGGCTGCTCGCCGCGGTCGCCAACCTCACGATGCCCGAGCGTGTCGTGCTGGGCGGCGAGGGCGTGCGTCTCGCCGAGGTGGCCGCCGACGCCCTGCAGACCGGCCTGCGCGGCGACCGCGACCCCCGGACCCGGCCGCTCGACATCCGCCTGCAGAGCCCCGAGCTCGCCCACTGGGCTCGCGGCGCCGCTGTGGTCGCCATCCAGACCTTCGTCCTCGGGCGCTGACGCGCGCCACCGGCGGAGGACGAGGGACACCGTCTGTCGCCCCGCGCGGCCTCGTCGCCGGTCTGGTCCCGCAGCTACGCCCCTCCGTACCTCGCGTGCACGTCGCCGTCGACCAGCCGCCAGCAGAAGTCGTTCATCCGAGCGGCCGCAACGGCGTGCCGCGCGACGACCCCCGCCACCGTGGCAGGCACGTCGTCCGGGACCCCCTCCTCCGCGCACCGTCGCACGTAGGCGTTGCGGGCCGCGAGACCGTCCTCGGCCAGCCGCGGCACCACGCCCGCCGCGGTGACCACCCAGTTGACCAGCCGCATCGCGGCGTAGTCGGCGTCATGGTCCACGTTCTGCCCGACGAAGTCGCGCTCGGCGGCCGACAGGTCGAACCGGGGAGACGTCGCCAGGCCGAGGTCGACGAGGTAGAGCTGCTCGCCGTCGGACCGCACGTTGCCCAGGTGCCCGTCCATGTGCAGGATCTCGCGACGCCGCAAGAACCTCACCGCGTCGAAGAGCTGCCGCTCGAAGGTCTCTGCGCAGGTCGACGGGTCCCCCAGCCGGTCGAGGACCGGGTACGGGACGTGCTCGAGGAAGAGGACCAGGCTGGAGGTCGCAGCGGCCAGCTCCTCGAGACGTACCCGGACCGCCGCGTCTCCCCCGAGCTGCGCCACGACAGCCTCGACGTCCTCGTGCTCCGGCGCCACCGGCGGCCTCCCCGGGAGCACCCGCCAGTGGTGCAGCAGGGCGAAGGCCTCGGACCCGCCGGCGAGCACGCCGTCGGTGAGGATCTCGTTCGCGGCGAGCTCGCGCCACGCACCGAAGCCCGGTCCGGCGAGAGGGTGCATGCCGTACTGGCAGGCGAGCGGCAGGTCGAAGAGGTTCGCCGTGCTGGACGGGTGGGCGAGCTCCCGGTCGGTGATCGGGACGCGCTTGACGAAGACCGCGACGCCGTCGACGTCGAGGACGCCGGTGCCACCGCCGACGCCCGTCGCACCGGTGGCCTGCGCGTCGAGAGCCGCGACGAGCTCGTCGTCGTCGAGGGCGGAGAGCGCCGCGGACACGAGGTCGTGGCGGGCTCGCCGGGCGGTCAGCAGCATCACCCCATCCTGCCCGTCACGGCGAGGGACCGCTCTCAGCCGTCGCGCTCAGCGGCAGAGACGGTGACCCGGCCGTCGCTGTCGACCGTGATGTGCTCTCCGGAGCAGACGGGTCCGGGCAGGACGGACCGCTGGCCCGAGGCCGACACGACGACCACGTCTCCCGGGCTGCAGCCGTACTCGTGGATGATGGCCCCTCCGCTGGAGGAGACCTCGGTGTCGTCGTCCCCGAGCTGCACGGTGACCGCGTGCGGGCTGCTGTTGGTGATCTCCAGCTGCCCGGACTCGCCGCACGCCGCCGTGAGCAGCACGAGCCCGGTCACCGCCACGGCAGCTCCTCGTCGTGCTGCGGTGCGTCGCACGGCGGTCCGTCGCGTCGCGCTCGGTCGCCCCGTGACCAGCCGTGCCGCCGTCATCGTCGTCATCGTCATCTGCGCCTTCTTCTCCTGTGTCCTGCCCCTGCTCGCCAGGCTAGGGCGTCCCATCCCGCGAAGAGGTCGCCTGCCCGAAGCGTTCAC
This genomic interval carries:
- a CDS encoding ROK family transcriptional regulator; translation: MTSPLQPTVSAPTASTAWTPLSGPTRQIALEVLLDGPLSRSALSQRLGLSPGSLTRLTKPLLDAGLLVEAQAPAEADDAPRLGRPAQPLDVDPSSHHFVGVKLTGDHAYAALTDLRAGVLAAADAPLDATDPERVVDVVAQLVDDLVATLATVRPSASVTGLGVSLGGHVERRTDVTLADHLGWRDLPLAALLAERTSLRTVVENDIVAVTEATHWFGEGHGCSRFALVTIGAGIGYGLVVHDAAVESPEAGLSLLSHFSLDPDGPVGPCGHAGCATAMLTTGALVERASALLGREVTYDQLLDLAAAGDPVARDLVDASGRALGRLLAAVANLTMPERVVLGGEGVRLAEVAADALQTGLRGDRDPRTRPLDIRLQSPELAHWARGAAVVAIQTFVLGR
- the galK gene encoding galactokinase, whose translation is MTSIDVDWLDAWDVEDGSAQARALFTEVFDAAPEGVWSAPGRGNLIGEHTDYNGGLVLPFALPHRTYAAITRRTDRTVRLVSAQEAGTVVTVDLDTVAPGTVTGWAAYVVGVAWALEQAGATLGGFDVAITSCVPYGAGLSSSAALEGSVAIGLDALYGLGHGADDAGRQHLVAACIRAENEIAGAPTGGMDQAAALRSQEGHALLLDCRSLEVRQIPFDLASDGLALLVIDTRAPHALVDGQYAARRDTCEAAAAVLGVETLREVTDLDAALATLAAPGALDASGQDPEVTARRVKHVVSEIARVGEVVALLDSGRTSEVGAVLSAAHASLRDDYEVSCHELDVAVDAAVHAGALGGRMIGGGFGGSAIALVRVEDAEQVAGEIAAAFESEGLTAPGFLVAVAGGPAA
- the galT gene encoding galactose-1-phosphate uridylyltransferase, yielding MTTDSSAPLVRRTATTLADGRDLFYFDDSEPYVSGEQTRRLDDPRPLPGRYEPVVTTGVDGVETVQPVTGPTMRYDVLTGEWIPHAAHRMNRTHLPPADANPLAPAKPGAAYSDGEIPAEDYDVVVFENRFSSLMRVPGTVDEVTHVDGEDLWQQRPAVGRCEVICFSPDSTKSLAQVSPRRMRTIIEAWADRTAELGKVDGVEQVFCFENRGQEIGVTLHHPHGQIYAYPYLMPKTETMLRQARAHREKTGRNLLADVLAAELRSGRRIVLESEHWVAYVPMAARWPIEIHLAPRRDVADLPGLTDAEREDLATVYLELLGRMDRFFPAAEDGTPTKAPYIAAWHQAPVREGRDDLRLHLQIFSILRAPGKLKYLAGSESGGGAWISDTTPERIADRLVQVAS
- a CDS encoding alpha-galactosidase; this translates as MTTAAPDLLHLRAAGVSLVLDVSGDLLPRVLHWGADLGDVPQTELDALRRASVPQVAGSSFDQPAALTVVPEASAGWLGTPGISGHRAGADFTTALRTAGPEAVTVGAGERPGSQRVTVRAEDVAAALALTVDIELTAAGVVRSRSSVTSTASADRAPYTLSSLDVSLPVPTEADEILDFTGRWIRERSAQRKPFTYGTHVREVRKSRGLDASFLVAAGRTGFGYRSGEVWAVHVAWSGNSRVVAEKVMNGARQLAAGELLMPGEIILAAGETYTSPWVHGSYGDGLDEVSGRFHTDLRARPQHPSVANGRPERPVLINVWEAVYFDHRLDKLKALADEAAAIGVERYVLDDGWFRHRRDDKAGLGDWFVDEGVWPDGLSPLVDHVHGLGMQFGLWFEPEMVNPDSDLARAHPEWILRPGDRLPLEARWQQVLDLGHPEAYDYVLGRVDAIISEYGVDYVKWDFNRDVVEAGHSTTGQAGVHEQTLALYRLMDELRRRHPGLEIESCSSGGGRVDLGILERTDRVWASDCIDALERQSIEAGTGLLVPPELMGSHIGSPHCHTTGRRHDLSFRAGTAFFSHLGIEWDLTSASDEDKAQLARWIGLHKQHRGLLHTGTVVRADHPQPTTWVHGVVSTEQDEAIFAVVQLGTGPDEYPGRVRLPGLDPARQYRVTPIDPADAMGTRSGAARLSWWDEGVQLSGRTLDRVGVQGPTQNPEHLVLLHVVAV
- a CDS encoding GNAT family N-acetyltransferase, whose protein sequence is MMRSLPVRVDADVELVLLDQSRVDTIHALVLSSLDHLRPWEEIARPDLTRDEVVEYVRAGEDTWAQGRAIPAAIVYRGEVAGVVGARIAREAGRAEVGYWLASAYLGSGIMTRAVRAVVRTLFDDEGLHRVELRMAADNQPSRAVADRLGFTLEGTLRETYLIDGVRHDLCVYGLLRTDPELPL